A stretch of Leisingera sp. S132 DNA encodes these proteins:
- the cobG gene encoding precorrin-3B synthase, whose protein sequence is MSAAAEPTVYGWCPGALRPMMSGDGLVVRVRAPLGKLSVNQARGVARLSEEFGNGLLDISARANLQMRGIREEAHAELIKALRDLGLIDPDASAEARRNVLLTPFWAAGDDTHAIATDLSAALTAAADLTLPGKFGFAVDCGDAPVLQDTAADIRIERSGSTLILRADGSETGKPVTRGSAVLEALALARCFLEQGGAPDGRGRMHRLIARRGPPAAHAAPSASAGFTAKPGPVPAGTLAALEFGQMPAGTLAQLADHGSVRLTPWRMLLVEGAASLPPLPGLIQDATDPRLQVIACTGAPGCLQALSATRDLARDLAPHVPARTKLHVSGCAKGCASPGTAPLTLTATGKNEFSLIRNGTAADEPLKTRLSADALRAAPELLKEGS, encoded by the coding sequence ATGAGTGCCGCCGCTGAGCCCACAGTCTACGGCTGGTGCCCCGGCGCCCTGCGCCCGATGATGTCCGGCGACGGGCTGGTGGTGCGGGTGCGCGCGCCGCTTGGTAAACTGTCCGTTAACCAGGCGCGCGGTGTGGCAAGACTTTCTGAAGAGTTTGGCAACGGCCTGCTGGATATCTCCGCCCGCGCCAACCTGCAGATGCGCGGCATCCGCGAAGAGGCCCATGCAGAGCTGATCAAAGCCTTGCGCGATCTGGGCCTGATCGACCCCGACGCAAGCGCCGAGGCCCGCCGCAACGTCCTGCTCACGCCGTTCTGGGCTGCGGGCGACGACACCCACGCCATCGCCACGGACCTGAGCGCGGCACTGACGGCCGCGGCAGACCTCACCCTGCCCGGTAAGTTCGGTTTCGCCGTCGACTGCGGGGATGCTCCGGTGCTGCAGGACACCGCCGCCGACATCCGAATCGAACGCTCTGGCAGCACCCTGATCCTGCGCGCGGACGGTTCTGAGACCGGCAAGCCCGTCACACGTGGCTCCGCCGTGCTCGAAGCCCTCGCTCTGGCCCGCTGCTTCCTGGAACAGGGCGGCGCGCCGGACGGGCGCGGCAGGATGCACCGTCTCATCGCGCGCCGCGGGCCGCCGGCAGCGCATGCCGCACCGTCGGCAAGCGCGGGCTTCACCGCAAAACCCGGACCTGTCCCCGCGGGGACACTTGCCGCTTTGGAGTTCGGCCAGATGCCCGCCGGGACGCTCGCGCAGCTGGCAGATCATGGGTCCGTCCGTCTGACACCCTGGCGGATGCTGCTGGTGGAGGGCGCGGCCAGCCTGCCGCCGCTGCCCGGCCTGATCCAGGATGCAACGGATCCGCGCCTGCAAGTCATCGCCTGCACCGGCGCGCCCGGCTGCCTGCAGGCGCTTTCCGCCACCCGCGATCTGGCGCGGGACCTGGCGCCGCATGTCCCCGCCAGGACCAAGCTGCATGTGTCCGGCTGCGCCAAGGGCTGCGCCAGCCCGGGCACCGCACCGCTGACCCTGACCGCGACCGGCAAAAACGAATTCTCCCTGATCCGCAATGGCACTGCCGCGGATGAGCCGCTAAAGACCCGCCTGAGCGCCGACGCTTTGCGCGCCGCTCCCGAACTTCTGAAAGAGGGCAGCTGA
- the cobN gene encoding cobaltochelatase subunit CobN: protein MHVVFRESHGLDETDTPQDLGQTPADLVVLSFSDSDLGAFAAGWHRADGKLPSLRLANLVALKHPLSVDVYAEQTLEGAKGVLVRLIGGESYWSYGLATLQDLARRKGIALAILPADGREDARLDELSTLPVSTLRRLQSLCDAGGAVAAQAALAQLSLAAGLYAGPVLGLKSMPEHGFYDPAKGVLAELPPQDQPLVLVSFYRSYLTAADTAPVDALIAELRARGYAAYGTFAASLKASAAADWLRQKLPELNPAAIINATAFSAQGTDGSASPLSTTGCPVFQVALSTARKKDWAEADRGLSPADLAMHVVLPEVDGRIFAGVVSFKSPGKKDPDLQYSRFAHRADANRIKSAVDRVEGWLRLAKLPNADKRLALILSTYPGKDHNLAHAVGLDALASCDEILRALWDQGYSVEPQENSGLRLMEETLSVPLTEYKATLATLPQDLQDTLAEAWGTPEEDLDCRDGAFHFKALRAGNALIALQPERGEVKTRVDDYHDLDRTPRHAYVAFYLWLQNQCDALVHIGAHGTLEWLPGKAVALSGACWPEVLTGPLPVAYPFIVNDPGEAAQAKRRIGAVTIGHLPPPLAQTSLPEGMARLESLLDEYSTADGLDPARRDRLINDIRAEAQGTGVEADLGLTPNTSPAEAITRIDAFVCDIKESQYGEGLHIFGTGQCGAEERAGLITALGGRIVTPGPSGSPFRGRADVIPTGRNLFTTDPRAVPSRAAHAQGVKLAEELLRRHLQDHGDWPKGLVIDLWGSATMRTAGEEFAMALHLAGLAPKWDEGSERVSGFEVLPLLMLNRPRIDVTLRVSGLFRDVFPGLAQMFESAAAALAAREEAQADNPYLTETPRVFGPKPGQYGLSMNPHLDDYTDAARAAAGEAWLNASSHAIDAKGEISDAREALETRLQGADSFVHLQDLPETDLLVASDYAAHEAGFAAAMARIGQAAPALYHLDATRPDKPQARSLGEEIARVTRARAANPDWATSMMNHGFRGAAEIAATLDHMAAFAHLAQVVQPHLFDLYFEATLGRDDLVAFMERENPDALQAMRDRFRALFDAGLWSTRRNSIMAELEGAA, encoded by the coding sequence ATGCACGTCGTCTTCCGCGAAAGCCACGGCCTTGACGAGACCGACACCCCGCAGGACCTCGGGCAGACGCCTGCGGATCTTGTGGTGCTGTCCTTCTCCGACAGCGACCTCGGCGCTTTTGCCGCAGGCTGGCACCGCGCAGACGGCAAACTGCCCTCCCTGCGCCTCGCCAACCTGGTCGCGCTGAAGCACCCCTTGTCGGTCGACGTCTACGCGGAACAGACATTGGAGGGCGCCAAGGGCGTCCTCGTCCGTCTGATCGGTGGCGAAAGCTACTGGTCCTACGGCCTTGCCACTCTTCAGGACCTGGCCCGCCGCAAGGGCATCGCGCTGGCGATCCTGCCCGCCGACGGCCGCGAGGATGCGCGGCTCGATGAGCTCTCCACCCTGCCCGTCTCCACCCTGCGCCGCCTGCAATCCCTGTGCGATGCCGGCGGTGCCGTTGCCGCCCAGGCAGCACTTGCCCAGCTGTCGCTGGCAGCAGGGCTTTACGCGGGGCCCGTGCTCGGCCTCAAGTCCATGCCCGAGCACGGCTTCTATGACCCGGCCAAGGGCGTGCTCGCGGAGCTGCCGCCGCAGGACCAGCCGCTGGTGCTGGTAAGCTTCTACCGCTCCTACCTCACCGCCGCCGACACTGCCCCGGTAGATGCGCTGATCGCGGAACTGCGCGCCCGCGGCTACGCGGCCTATGGCACCTTTGCTGCCAGCCTCAAGGCGTCCGCCGCTGCGGACTGGCTGCGCCAAAAACTGCCTGAACTGAACCCGGCGGCCATTATCAACGCCACCGCCTTTTCCGCCCAAGGCACCGACGGCAGCGCCTCGCCGCTCAGCACCACCGGCTGCCCGGTGTTCCAGGTCGCCCTCTCCACCGCGCGCAAAAAAGACTGGGCCGAGGCCGATCGCGGCCTCTCGCCCGCCGACCTCGCCATGCATGTCGTCCTGCCCGAGGTTGACGGGCGCATCTTCGCAGGCGTTGTCAGCTTCAAGTCGCCGGGCAAGAAAGACCCGGACCTGCAGTATTCCCGCTTTGCCCACCGCGCCGACGCGAACCGCATCAAATCCGCCGTCGACCGCGTCGAGGGCTGGCTGCGCCTCGCCAAACTGCCGAATGCGGACAAGCGCCTTGCCCTGATCCTCTCCACCTATCCCGGGAAAGATCACAACCTCGCTCATGCCGTAGGGCTGGACGCACTGGCCTCCTGCGATGAAATCCTGCGCGCGCTCTGGGATCAGGGCTATTCCGTTGAGCCGCAGGAAAACTCCGGACTGCGGCTGATGGAGGAAACGCTGAGCGTCCCGCTCACAGAGTACAAAGCCACTCTCGCCACCTTACCGCAGGACCTGCAGGACACATTGGCCGAGGCCTGGGGCACACCGGAAGAAGATCTTGACTGCCGCGATGGCGCCTTTCACTTCAAAGCCTTGCGCGCAGGCAACGCCCTGATCGCGCTGCAGCCCGAGCGCGGCGAGGTGAAAACCCGGGTCGACGACTACCACGATCTCGACCGCACCCCGCGCCACGCCTATGTGGCGTTTTACCTGTGGCTGCAGAACCAGTGTGACGCCCTTGTTCACATTGGCGCCCATGGCACGCTGGAATGGCTTCCGGGCAAGGCCGTGGCGCTGTCGGGTGCCTGCTGGCCCGAGGTACTGACCGGCCCGTTGCCGGTCGCCTACCCCTTCATCGTCAACGATCCCGGCGAGGCCGCCCAGGCCAAGCGCCGTATCGGCGCCGTCACCATCGGCCACCTGCCGCCGCCACTGGCACAGACCAGCCTGCCCGAAGGCATGGCGCGGCTGGAAAGCCTGCTGGACGAATATTCCACCGCCGACGGCCTGGATCCTGCCCGCCGCGACCGGCTGATCAATGACATCCGAGCCGAGGCGCAGGGAACCGGCGTGGAGGCCGACCTGGGCCTCACCCCCAATACCTCCCCGGCTGAGGCGATCACCCGCATCGACGCCTTTGTCTGCGACATCAAGGAAAGCCAGTACGGCGAGGGGCTGCACATCTTCGGCACCGGCCAATGCGGAGCAGAGGAACGCGCCGGGCTGATCACCGCGCTGGGCGGCAGGATCGTCACCCCCGGCCCCTCCGGCTCGCCGTTCCGCGGCCGCGCCGATGTGATCCCGACCGGGCGCAACCTCTTTACCACCGACCCGCGGGCGGTGCCGTCGCGTGCGGCGCATGCCCAAGGGGTCAAACTGGCGGAAGAGCTGCTGCGCCGCCACCTTCAGGACCATGGCGACTGGCCCAAGGGGCTGGTGATCGACCTCTGGGGTTCTGCCACCATGCGCACCGCGGGCGAAGAATTCGCCATGGCGCTGCATCTTGCAGGGCTGGCGCCCAAGTGGGATGAAGGCTCCGAGCGCGTCTCCGGCTTCGAGGTGCTGCCGCTTTTGATGCTGAACCGCCCGCGCATCGACGTCACCTTACGCGTGTCCGGGTTGTTCCGCGATGTGTTCCCCGGCCTTGCCCAGATGTTTGAGTCCGCCGCCGCCGCACTGGCCGCGCGCGAGGAGGCCCAGGCCGACAACCCCTATCTCACTGAAACACCTCGCGTCTTTGGACCCAAGCCAGGCCAGTACGGCCTGTCGATGAACCCCCATCTGGACGACTACACCGACGCAGCGCGCGCGGCAGCAGGCGAGGCCTGGCTCAACGCCTCCTCTCATGCCATCGACGCCAAGGGAGAGATCAGCGACGCCCGCGAGGCGCTGGAAACCCGCCTGCAGGGCGCCGACAGCTTCGTGCACCTGCAGGACCTGCCGGAAACCGACCTGCTGGTCGCCTCGGACTATGCCGCCCATGAAGCGGGTTTTGCCGCCGCCATGGCGCGCATCGGCCAAGCCGCCCCAGCGCTCTACCACCTCGACGCCACCCGGCCCGACAAGCCGCAGGCGCGCTCCTTAGGCGAGGAAATCGCCCGCGTCACCCGCGCCCGCGCCGCCAACCCGGACTGGGCCACCTCAATGATGAACCACGGCTTCCGCGGCGCTGCCGAGATCGCCGCCACGCTCGATCACATGGCCGCCTTTGCGCATCTGGCGCAGGTGGTGCAGCCGCATCTGTTTGACCTCTATTTTGAGGCCACCCTGGGCCGCGATGATCTGGTGGCGTTCATGGAGCGCGAAAACCCCGACGCCCTGCAGGCCATGCGTGACCGCTTCCGCGCCCTGTTCGACGCAGGCCTCTGGAGCACGCGGCGCAACTCGATCATGGCCGAATTGGAGGGCGCCGCATGA
- the cobM gene encoding precorrin-4 C(11)-methyltransferase: MTVHFIGAGPGAADLLTLRGRDIIAACPVCLYAGSLVPEEILSHCPADAKIVNTAAMDLDAIVAEIKAAHEAGQDVARLHSGDLSVWSAMGEQIRRLKAEGIPVSVTPGVPSFAAAAAALGTELTLPGLGQSVVLTRTPGRASSMPAGESLENFAKTGTTLAIHLSIGNLDHVVDSLTPHYGADCPVAVVYRASWPDQQIIRATLETLKESLDEKISRTALILVGPVLKGEGFDESCLYSTDYDRRYRPQSADSPWSSWSHGDD; the protein is encoded by the coding sequence ATGACCGTTCACTTCATTGGCGCCGGACCGGGCGCCGCCGACCTTCTGACCCTGCGCGGGCGCGACATCATCGCCGCCTGCCCGGTGTGCCTCTACGCGGGTTCGCTGGTGCCGGAGGAGATCCTGAGCCACTGCCCGGCGGACGCGAAAATCGTGAACACCGCGGCGATGGACCTGGATGCCATCGTGGCAGAAATCAAGGCGGCGCATGAGGCGGGCCAGGACGTGGCGCGGCTGCATTCCGGCGATCTGTCGGTGTGGTCGGCGATGGGCGAGCAGATCCGCCGGCTGAAGGCTGAGGGCATTCCGGTCAGTGTCACCCCGGGCGTGCCGTCCTTTGCTGCTGCCGCTGCCGCGCTTGGCACCGAGCTGACCCTGCCCGGCCTTGGCCAGTCGGTGGTGCTGACCCGCACGCCGGGGCGTGCCTCCTCGATGCCTGCAGGCGAGTCGCTGGAGAATTTCGCCAAAACCGGCACCACGCTGGCCATTCACCTGTCGATCGGCAACCTGGACCATGTGGTCGACAGCCTGACGCCGCATTACGGCGCCGACTGCCCGGTGGCCGTGGTCTACCGCGCCAGCTGGCCGGACCAGCAGATCATCCGCGCCACTTTGGAAACGCTGAAAGAGTCGCTGGACGAGAAGATCTCCCGCACCGCACTGATCCTGGTGGGGCCGGTGCTGAAAGGTGAGGGCTTTGACGAAAGCTGCCTCTATTCCACCGACTACGACCGCCGCTACCGGCCGCAAAGCGCCGACAGCCCGTGGTCGAGCTGGAGCCATGGCGACGACTGA
- a CDS encoding precorrin-2 C(20)-methyltransferase translates to MGKVICAGLGPGDPDLMSVRSHRLISNARHIAYFRKAGRQGQARAIVEGMLADGVTEHAMEYPVTTEIHFSDPEYNRVLAAFYDQWADTLAEIAQDEDVVVLCEGDPFLYGSYMHLYTRLQGRAAQEIVPGITGMSGCWTASGQPITWGDDVLTVAMATLSEDELAKRAAETDALVVMKIGRNLPKLRRALERAGRADDAWLVERGTMPGQTVQKLSEITGEVPYFSIVLVHGQGRRP, encoded by the coding sequence ATGGGCAAAGTCATCTGCGCAGGGCTTGGCCCCGGTGATCCCGACCTGATGAGCGTGCGCTCGCACCGGCTGATCTCAAACGCGCGCCACATTGCCTATTTCCGCAAGGCCGGCCGCCAGGGCCAGGCCCGCGCCATTGTCGAAGGCATGCTGGCAGACGGCGTTACCGAACACGCTATGGAATATCCGGTGACGACCGAGATCCATTTCTCAGACCCCGAATACAACCGGGTGCTGGCAGCGTTCTATGACCAATGGGCCGATACCCTGGCCGAGATCGCGCAGGACGAAGACGTTGTGGTGCTGTGTGAGGGCGACCCGTTCCTTTACGGCTCCTACATGCATCTCTATACCCGCCTGCAGGGCCGCGCCGCGCAGGAGATCGTGCCCGGCATCACCGGCATGTCCGGCTGCTGGACCGCTTCGGGCCAGCCGATTACCTGGGGGGACGACGTGCTGACCGTGGCGATGGCGACGCTCAGCGAGGATGAGCTGGCGAAACGCGCCGCAGAAACGGACGCGCTGGTCGTCATGAAAATCGGCCGCAACTTGCCCAAGCTGCGCCGCGCGCTGGAGCGGGCGGGCCGCGCAGATGACGCCTGGCTGGTCGAACGCGGCACCATGCCCGGCCAGACAGTGCAGAAGCTGTCGGAGATCACGGGCGAGGTGCCTTACTTCTCTATCGTCTTGGTTCACGGACAGGGGCGCCGGCCATGA
- a CDS encoding cobalamin biosynthesis protein, giving the protein MKVAGIGFRERATAADLQAALALTGAQVDALASIEEKAGAPAMQEFARSIGLPVIALEHQDIAGEQTLTCSPRIKARFGTGSLAEAAALAGARHGVEGARSRLLAPRVVTADGLATAAIAERLEP; this is encoded by the coding sequence ATGAAGGTGGCAGGCATCGGGTTTCGTGAGCGCGCCACGGCGGCGGATTTGCAGGCGGCGCTGGCGCTGACCGGCGCGCAGGTGGATGCGCTGGCCTCCATCGAGGAGAAGGCCGGGGCGCCCGCCATGCAGGAGTTTGCGCGCAGCATCGGCCTGCCGGTGATTGCGCTTGAACATCAGGATATTGCCGGGGAGCAGACCTTGACCTGCTCGCCAAGGATCAAGGCGCGGTTCGGCACCGGGTCGCTGGCGGAAGCCGCGGCGCTGGCCGGGGCGCGCCACGGGGTGGAGGGCGCAAGATCGCGCCTTCTCGCCCCCAGAGTTGTCACCGCGGATGGGCTTGCCACCGCGGCCATAGCAGAAAGACTTGAGCCATGA
- the cbiE gene encoding precorrin-6y C5,15-methyltransferase (decarboxylating) subunit CbiE has product MSDGLSQHWLTIVGLCENGLDSLSDASRKALEQAEVIFGGPRHLELVEAGSKGQPWPVPFSTGPVLAMRGRKVAVLASGDPFWHGAGGSLMRDLEAGEWLSHPVPSCFALAANRLGWKLEEVLCLGLHAAPYARLLPLLGRGVRVICTLRDGKAPAELAQWLAANGQPDARLHVMERLGGPRQRLRQATAEAWDLPQAEAPVLMAIEAMRPGLPQASGLADDLFASDGQITKRPIRALTLSALAPRAGELLWDIGGGSGSVSVEWCLAAPGARAVTFEPRESRLENIRANASAFGLDHRMKPVLGKAPEVLDGFEMPDCVFIGGGGSQALLDHLWDILPAGTRLVANGVTLETETLLMQAHADRGGHLLKAEIAEAGPLGSMRDWRRARPVIQWSVTR; this is encoded by the coding sequence ATGTCTGATGGCCTTTCACAGCACTGGCTCACAATCGTTGGTCTGTGCGAAAATGGACTGGATTCCTTAAGCGATGCAAGCCGGAAGGCGCTGGAGCAGGCCGAGGTGATCTTTGGCGGCCCGCGGCATCTGGAGCTGGTGGAGGCCGGCAGCAAGGGTCAGCCCTGGCCGGTGCCGTTTTCAACCGGGCCAGTGCTGGCGATGCGCGGGCGCAAAGTCGCTGTGCTCGCCTCCGGCGATCCGTTCTGGCATGGCGCCGGCGGCTCGCTGATGCGGGATCTGGAGGCGGGTGAATGGCTGTCGCACCCGGTACCATCCTGTTTTGCGCTGGCCGCCAACCGGCTGGGCTGGAAGCTGGAGGAGGTTCTGTGCCTTGGCCTTCATGCCGCACCTTACGCCCGGCTGCTGCCGCTGCTGGGCCGGGGCGTGCGGGTGATCTGCACCCTGCGCGATGGCAAGGCACCGGCGGAGCTGGCGCAATGGCTGGCTGCAAACGGCCAGCCCGACGCGCGGCTTCATGTGATGGAACGGCTGGGCGGGCCAAGGCAACGGCTGCGCCAAGCAACAGCCGAAGCCTGGGATCTGCCGCAGGCAGAAGCGCCGGTCCTTATGGCCATCGAGGCCATGCGGCCCGGGCTGCCGCAGGCGTCGGGGCTGGCGGATGATCTCTTTGCCAGTGACGGGCAGATCACCAAACGCCCCATTCGGGCGCTGACCCTGTCGGCGCTGGCCCCGCGCGCAGGTGAGCTGCTGTGGGACATCGGCGGCGGCTCCGGCTCGGTCTCGGTGGAGTGGTGCCTCGCCGCCCCCGGCGCACGGGCCGTTACCTTTGAGCCGCGCGAGAGCCGGCTGGAGAACATCCGGGCCAATGCCTCCGCCTTTGGCCTGGACCACCGGATGAAGCCGGTGCTGGGCAAGGCGCCGGAGGTGCTGGACGGATTTGAGATGCCCGACTGCGTGTTCATCGGCGGCGGCGGCTCGCAGGCGCTGCTGGATCATCTGTGGGACATCTTGCCCGCAGGCACCCGGCTGGTTGCCAATGGCGTCACGCTGGAAACCGAAACCCTCTTGATGCAGGCCCATGCGGACCGCGGCGGGCATCTCTTGAAAGCGGAGATCGCCGAGGCCGGGCCGCTGGGGTCGATGCGAGACTGGCGCCGGGCGCGGCCCGTCATACAATGGAGTGTCACGCGATGA
- a CDS encoding precorrin-8X methylmutase, producing MLHTYETNGAAIYAESFATIRREADLARFSKDEESVVVRMIHAAGMVGLEEHVRFSEGMAETARAALAKGAPILCDAYMVSEGITRPRLPADNEVICTLRDPKVPELAKEMSNTRSAAALELWRPKLEGAVVAIGNAPTALFHLLNMLMDPSCPRPAAIIGCPVGFVGAMESKEALMEDLPVPSMIVKGRLGGSAITVAAVNALASWKE from the coding sequence ATGCTCCACACCTATGAAACCAATGGCGCCGCAATCTATGCCGAGAGCTTTGCCACCATCCGCCGCGAAGCCGATCTGGCACGCTTCAGCAAGGACGAGGAAAGCGTTGTCGTGCGCATGATCCACGCCGCCGGCATGGTGGGCCTGGAAGAGCACGTGCGCTTCTCCGAAGGCATGGCCGAAACCGCCCGCGCAGCGCTGGCAAAGGGCGCGCCGATCCTGTGTGACGCCTATATGGTGTCCGAAGGCATCACCCGACCGCGCCTGCCTGCGGACAACGAGGTGATCTGCACCCTGCGCGACCCCAAGGTGCCGGAGCTGGCCAAGGAAATGTCCAACACCCGATCCGCCGCCGCGCTGGAGCTGTGGCGCCCGAAACTGGAAGGCGCTGTGGTGGCCATCGGCAACGCGCCCACCGCCTTGTTCCACCTTCTGAACATGCTGATGGACCCGTCCTGCCCCCGCCCCGCCGCCATCATCGGCTGCCCGGTGGGTTTTGTCGGCGCGATGGAATCCAAGGAAGCACTGATGGAAGACCTCCCCGTGCCCTCGATGATCGTGAAGGGCCGCCTGGGCGGCTCCGCCATCACCGTCGCGGCGGTGAACGCGCTGGCAAGCTGGAAAGAATAA
- a CDS encoding cobalt-precorrin-6A reductase — translation MTRILLLGGTTEASQLAKTLAETGADAVFSYAGRTAKPVNQPLPTRIGGFGGVEGLAAYLQAENITHVVDATHPFAAQMSTNAVHACEAAGVPLCAFERPAWQAGEGDRWVHTDSIEGAVNALSEAPARVFLAIGKQNLSQFAAKHQHHYLLRLVDEPEADLPLPHTTVEIARGPFDVAGDTDLMQRHAITHIVAKNAGGAGAAAKLTAARTLGLPVIMIGRPEVPQRPVLGSVAEVMAWLLHSAA, via the coding sequence ATGACACGCATCCTTCTGCTGGGCGGCACCACCGAGGCCTCGCAATTGGCCAAAACCCTTGCGGAAACTGGCGCGGATGCAGTGTTTTCCTACGCGGGCCGCACAGCCAAACCGGTCAACCAGCCGCTGCCCACCCGCATTGGCGGCTTTGGTGGCGTGGAGGGGCTGGCGGCATACCTTCAGGCCGAAAACATCACCCATGTGGTCGACGCGACCCACCCGTTCGCGGCGCAGATGAGCACCAATGCGGTGCACGCCTGCGAAGCGGCGGGCGTGCCGCTCTGTGCCTTTGAGCGCCCGGCCTGGCAGGCGGGGGAGGGCGACCGGTGGGTTCACACGGACAGCATCGAAGGCGCGGTAAATGCTCTGTCCGAAGCCCCTGCAAGGGTGTTTTTGGCAATCGGCAAGCAGAACCTCAGCCAATTCGCCGCCAAGCACCAGCACCACTATCTGCTGCGGCTGGTGGACGAACCCGAGGCAGACTTGCCGCTGCCGCACACCACGGTGGAGATTGCCCGCGGGCCGTTTGACGTGGCGGGCGACACAGATCTGATGCAGCGCCACGCCATCACCCATATCGTGGCCAAGAACGCCGGCGGTGCAGGCGCAGCCGCCAAACTCACCGCCGCGCGCACCCTCGGCCTGCCAGTCATCATGATCGGCAGACCCGAGGTGCCTCAGCGGCCCGTATTGGGCAGCGTGGCAGAGGTTATGGCCTGGCTGTTGCATTCCGCCGCTTAA
- the cobJ gene encoding precorrin-3B C(17)-methyltransferase: MKLSQNGWVVIAGLGPGNEALVTQEVRDAISEATDIVGYIPYVNRVAPREGLTLHATDNRVEVDRATHALEMAAAGKRVVVVSSGDPGVFAMASAVFEALENNAESNPEWLDLEIKVLPGITAMLAAAAAIGAPLGHDFAAINLSDNLKPWSLIEKRLQLVGEAGLAMAFYNPRSKSRPHQFARALEILREACGAETLITFARDVTKPGQELLTVPLKDATPEMADMRTVVIVGNRDTRRVGHYVYTPRYAAEG, encoded by the coding sequence ATGAAACTATCGCAAAACGGCTGGGTGGTGATTGCGGGGCTTGGCCCGGGCAACGAGGCGCTGGTAACACAGGAGGTCCGCGACGCCATCAGCGAGGCCACCGATATCGTTGGCTATATCCCCTACGTCAACCGGGTCGCGCCGCGCGAGGGGCTGACGCTGCATGCCACCGACAACCGGGTCGAGGTGGACCGCGCCACGCACGCGCTTGAAATGGCCGCCGCGGGTAAGCGGGTTGTCGTTGTCTCCTCCGGTGATCCGGGGGTGTTCGCCATGGCCTCTGCTGTGTTTGAGGCGCTGGAGAACAACGCCGAAAGCAACCCGGAGTGGCTGGATCTGGAGATCAAGGTGCTGCCCGGCATCACCGCCATGCTGGCCGCCGCTGCTGCCATCGGCGCACCCTTGGGGCATGACTTTGCCGCCATCAACCTCAGCGACAATCTGAAGCCCTGGAGCCTCATTGAAAAACGCCTGCAACTGGTTGGCGAGGCAGGTCTGGCGATGGCGTTCTACAACCCGCGTTCCAAGTCGCGACCGCATCAGTTTGCCCGCGCGCTGGAGATCCTGCGCGAGGCCTGCGGTGCGGAGACGCTGATCACCTTTGCCCGCGACGTGACCAAGCCGGGACAGGAGCTGCTGACCGTGCCGCTGAAGGACGCAACGCCCGAGATGGCCGACATGCGCACGGTGGTTATTGTCGGCAACCGCGACACGCGGCGGGTGGGCCATTACGTTTATACCCCCCGCTACGCGGCTGAGGGTTAA